One part of the Arabidopsis thaliana chromosome 4, partial sequence genome encodes these proteins:
- a CDS encoding Quinone reductase family protein (Quinone reductase family protein; FUNCTIONS IN: oxidoreductase activity, FMN binding; INVOLVED IN: negative regulation of transcription; LOCATED IN: plasma membrane; EXPRESSED IN: 24 plant structures; EXPRESSED DURING: 13 growth stages; CONTAINS InterPro DOMAIN/s: Flavoprotein WrbA (InterPro:IPR010089), Flavodoxin/nitric oxide synthase (InterPro:IPR008254); BEST Arabidopsis thaliana protein match is: flavodoxin-like quinone reductase 1 (TAIR:AT5G54500.1); Has 3509 Blast hits to 3505 proteins in 1117 species: Archae - 64; Bacteria - 2674; Metazoa - 2; Fungi - 274; Plants - 203; Viruses - 1; Other Eukaryotes - 291 (source: NCBI BLink).) — translation MGKGGGCVPSKKKKPATTGDGPGIDDDNDATNAPIQIDDDQTTIDGDRTTATNTGGTTTPAITTTAAKISSPLKIFVVFYSMYGHVESLAKRMKKGVDSVEGVEATLYRVPETLSQEVVEQMKAPVKDLEIPEITAAELTAADGFLFGFPTRYGCMAAQMKAFFDSTGSLWKEQSLAGKPAGFFVSTGTQGGGQETTAWTAITQLVHHGMLFVPIGYTFGAGMFKMDSIRGGSPYGAGVFAGDGSREATETELALAEHQGNYMAAIVKRLAQP, via the exons ATGGGGAAAGGAGGAGGTTGTGTTccgagcaagaagaagaagccggCCACCACCGGCGATGGTCCCGGAATCGATGATGATAACGACGCTACTAATGCTCCGATCCAAATTGACGATGATCAAACCACCATTGACGGCGATCGAACAACGGCGACGAATACTGGAGGAACAACAACACCAGCGATTACTACTACGGCTGCTAAGATCTCGTCACCGCTCAAGATCTTCGTCGTGTTCTATTCGATGTACGGACATGTGGAGAGCTTAGCGAAGAGGATGAAAAAGGGAGTGGATAGCGTCGAAGGAGTGGAGGCGACGTTGTACAGAGTTCCGGAGACGCTTTCGCAGGAGGTTGTTGAGCAGATGAAGGCGCCGGTTAAGGATTTGGAGATTCCGGAGATTACGGCGGCGGAATTGACGGCGGCTGATGGATTTCTGTTTGGATTTCCGACTAGGTATGGTTGTATGGCTGCGCAGATGAAGGCGTTTTTTGATTCGACGGGATCATTGTGGAAGGAGCAGAGTCTTGCTGGTAAGCCTGCTGGATTCTTTGTGAGCACTGGCACTCAAGGAGGTGGCCAAGAGACCACTGC ATGGACAGCAATCACACAGCTTGTGCACCATGGGATGCTATTTGTACCAATAGGCTACACATTTGGAGCTGGAATGTTCAAGATGGACTCGATACGTGGAGGCTCTCCTTATGGAGCAGGTGTGTTCGCTGGTGATGGGTCAAGAGAAGCAACAGAAACAGAATTGGCTCTTGCTGAACATCAAGGAAACTACATGGCTGCAATAGTCAAAAGACTTGCTCAaccttaa
- the APP1 gene encoding aminopeptidase P1 — MSEILSSLRSLMASHSPPLDALVVPSEDYHQSEYVSARDKRREFVSGFSGSAGLALITKKEARLWTDGRYFLQALQQLSDEWTLMRMGEDPLVEVWMSDNLPEEANIGVDSWCVSVDTANRWGKSFAKKNQKLITTTTDLVDEVWKSRPPSEMSPVVVHPLEFAGRSVSHKFEDLRAKLKQEGARGLVIAALDEVAWLYNIRGTDVAYCPVVHAFAILTTDSAFLYVDKKKVSDEANSYFNGLGVEVREYTDVISDVALLASDRLISSFASKTVQHEAAKDMEIDSDQPDRLWVDPASCCYALYSKLDAEKVLLQPSPISLSKALKNPVELEGIKNAHVRDGAAVVQYLVWLDNQMQELYGASGYFLEAEASKKKPSETSKLTEVTVSDKLESLRASKEHFRGLSFPTISSVGSNAAVIHYSPEPEACAEMDPDKIYLCDSGAQYLDGTTDITRTVHFGKPSAHEKECYTAVFKGHVALGNARFPKGTNGYTLDILARAPLWKYGLDYRHGTGHGVGSYLCVHEGPHQVSFRPSARNVPLQATMTVTDEPGYYEDGNFGIRLENVLVVNDAETEFNFGDKGYLQFEHITWAPYQVKLIDLDELTREEIDWLNTYHSKCKDILAPFMNQTEMEWLKKATEPLSPPSLQSHLQH, encoded by the exons ATGTCCGAGATTCTCTCTTCGTTGAGGTCACTAATGGCCTCTCACTCTCCTCCTCTTGATGCTTTGGTTGTTCCTTCCGAAGACTATCACCag AGCGAGTATGTTTCTGCACGAGACAAACGCCGTGAGTTCGTGTCTGGATTCAGTGGAAGTGCAG gtTTGGCACTTATCACGAAGAAGGAAGCAAGACTTTGGACAGATGGTCGATACTTCTTGCAAGCATTGCAACAGCTTAGCGATGAGTGGACACTAATGCGGATGGGAGAAGATCCTCTTGTTGAAGTTTGGATGTCTGAT AATCTACCTGAAGAGGCAAATATAGGTGTTGATTCATGGTGTGTCTCGGTAGACACTGCGAATAGATGGGGGAAATCGTTTGCCAAGAAGAATCAGAAACTAATCACCACAACTACTGATCTTGTGGATGAAGTTTGGAAGAGTCGTCCACCTTCTGAGATGAGTCCGGTTGTTGTTCATCCTTTGGAGTTTGCTGGCCGTTCTGTTTCCCATAAATTCGAAGATTTGAGGGCAAAGCTTAAGCAAGAGGGTGCTCGTGGTTTGGTCATCGCTGCTCTTGATGAG GTTGCTTGGCTATATAATATCCGTGGAACTGATGTTGCTTATTGTCCCGTTGTTCATGCGTTTGCAATCCTTACCACCGACTCTGCGTTTCTCtatgttgacaaaaagaaagtgtCTGATGAGGCAAACTCTTATTTCAATGGGCTCGGTGTGGAAGTCCGGGAATACACAGATGTGATCTCAGATGTGGCCTTGCTTGCTTCGGATCGACTTATTTCTTCATTTGCCTCTAAAACTGTCCAACATGAGGCTGCAAAGGATATGGAGATTGATTCTGACCAGCCTGATCGGTTATGGGTGGATCCTGCTTCGTGCTGCTATGCACTTTACTCCAAATTGGATGCTGAGAAGGTCCTTCTGCAACCATCCCCTATATCCCTCTCAAAAGCCTTGAAG AACCCGGTTGAGCTCGAAGGGATCAAGAATGCACATGTTCGTGATGGTGCTGCTGTTGTCCAGTACCTTGTTTGGCTCGACAATCAG ATGCAGGAGCTCTATGGAGCATCTGGATACTTCTTGGAAGCAGAGGCAAGCAAAAAGAAACCATc AGAAACCTCTAAGCTTACTGAAGTGACTGTGAGCGATAAGCTGGAAAGTCTTCGAGCTTCAAAAGAG CATTTTAGAGGTTTAAGCTTTCCTACTATATCATCGGTTGGTTCAAACGCTGCTGTTATTCATTATTCACCAGAGCCAGAAGCTTGTGCCGAGATGGACCCCGACAAAATTTACTTATGTGATTCAGGAGCACAG TATCTCGATGGAACAACTGATATAACCCGAACGGTTCACTTTGGAAAACCTTCAGCTCATGAAAAGGAATGCTATACTGCG GTCTTCAAGGGTCATGTTGCACTAGGAAATGCTCGGTTTCCAAAGGGAACAAACG GCTATACACTTGATATTCTTGCTCGAGCTCCTTTGTGGAAGTATGGGTTGGATTATCGACATGGTACTGGTCATGGAGTTGGTTCTTACCTTTGTGTTCATGAAG GACCTCACCAAGTTAGTTTCAGACCGAGTGCCAGGAATGTACCTCTTCAAGCTACCATGACTGTAACAGATG AACCTGGTTACTATGAAGACGGGAACTTTGGTATTAGGTTGGAGAATGTTCTTGTTGTCAATGACGCTGAGACTGAATTCAATTTTGGCGACAAGGGCTACTTGCAATTCGAGCATATCACTTGG gCACCATATCAAGTGAAACTTATCGATCTAGACGAGTTGACACGGGAAGAGATTGACTGGTTAAACACATATCATTCGAAGTGCAAAGACATCTTAGCCCCATTTATGAACCAGACTGAAATGGAATGGCTCAAGAAAGCTACCGAACCT CTATCACCTCCTTCTTTACAATCCCATCTGCAACATTAA
- the APP1 gene encoding aminopeptidase P1 (aminopeptidase P1 (APP1); FUNCTIONS IN: aminopeptidase activity, N-1-naphthylphthalamic acid binding; INVOLVED IN: auxin polar transport; LOCATED IN: plasma membrane; EXPRESSED IN: 25 plant structures; EXPRESSED DURING: 15 growth stages; CONTAINS InterPro DOMAIN/s: Peptidase M24B, X-Pro dipeptidase/aminopeptidase P, conserved site (InterPro:IPR001131), Peptidase M24, structural domain (InterPro:IPR000994), Creatinase (InterPro:IPR000587); BEST Arabidopsis thaliana protein match is: Metallopeptidase M24 family protein (TAIR:AT3G05350.1); Has 10398 Blast hits to 10335 proteins in 2401 species: Archae - 277; Bacteria - 6310; Metazoa - 362; Fungi - 246; Plants - 146; Viruses - 0; Other Eukaryotes - 3057 (source: NCBI BLink).): protein MSEILSSLRSLMASHSPPLDALVVPSEDYHQSEYVSARDKRREFVSGFSGSAGLALITKKEARLWTDGRYFLQALQQLSDEWTLMRMGEDPLVEVWMSDNLPEEANIGVDSWCVSVDTANRWGKSFAKKNQKLITTTTDLVDEVWKSRPPSEMSPVVVHPLEFAGRSVSHKFEDLRAKLKQEGARGLVIAALDEVAWLYNIRGTDVAYCPVVHAFAILTTDSAFLYVDKKKVSDEANSYFNGLGVEVREYTDVISDVALLASDRLISSFASKTVQHEAAKDMEIDSDQPDRLWVDPASCCYALYSKLDAEKVLLQPSPISLSKALKNPVELEGIKNAHVRDGAAVVQYLVWLDNQMQELYGASGYFLEAEASKKKPSETSKLTEVTVSDKLESLRASKEHFRGLSFPTISSVGSNAAVIHYSPEPEACAEMDPDKIYLCDSGAQYLDGTTDITRTVHFGKPSAHEKECYTAVFKGHVALGNARFPKGTNGYTLDILARAPLWKYGLDYRHGTGHGVGSYLCVHEGPHQVSFRPSARNVPLQATMTVTDEPGYYEDGNFGIRLENVLVVNDAETEFNFGDKGYLQFEHITWAPYQVKLIDLDELTREEIDWLNTYHSKCKDILAPFMNQTEMEWLKKATEPVSVSA from the exons ATGTCCGAGATTCTCTCTTCGTTGAGGTCACTAATGGCCTCTCACTCTCCTCCTCTTGATGCTTTGGTTGTTCCTTCCGAAGACTATCACCag AGCGAGTATGTTTCTGCACGAGACAAACGCCGTGAGTTCGTGTCTGGATTCAGTGGAAGTGCAG gtTTGGCACTTATCACGAAGAAGGAAGCAAGACTTTGGACAGATGGTCGATACTTCTTGCAAGCATTGCAACAGCTTAGCGATGAGTGGACACTAATGCGGATGGGAGAAGATCCTCTTGTTGAAGTTTGGATGTCTGAT AATCTACCTGAAGAGGCAAATATAGGTGTTGATTCATGGTGTGTCTCGGTAGACACTGCGAATAGATGGGGGAAATCGTTTGCCAAGAAGAATCAGAAACTAATCACCACAACTACTGATCTTGTGGATGAAGTTTGGAAGAGTCGTCCACCTTCTGAGATGAGTCCGGTTGTTGTTCATCCTTTGGAGTTTGCTGGCCGTTCTGTTTCCCATAAATTCGAAGATTTGAGGGCAAAGCTTAAGCAAGAGGGTGCTCGTGGTTTGGTCATCGCTGCTCTTGATGAG GTTGCTTGGCTATATAATATCCGTGGAACTGATGTTGCTTATTGTCCCGTTGTTCATGCGTTTGCAATCCTTACCACCGACTCTGCGTTTCTCtatgttgacaaaaagaaagtgtCTGATGAGGCAAACTCTTATTTCAATGGGCTCGGTGTGGAAGTCCGGGAATACACAGATGTGATCTCAGATGTGGCCTTGCTTGCTTCGGATCGACTTATTTCTTCATTTGCCTCTAAAACTGTCCAACATGAGGCTGCAAAGGATATGGAGATTGATTCTGACCAGCCTGATCGGTTATGGGTGGATCCTGCTTCGTGCTGCTATGCACTTTACTCCAAATTGGATGCTGAGAAGGTCCTTCTGCAACCATCCCCTATATCCCTCTCAAAAGCCTTGAAG AACCCGGTTGAGCTCGAAGGGATCAAGAATGCACATGTTCGTGATGGTGCTGCTGTTGTCCAGTACCTTGTTTGGCTCGACAATCAG ATGCAGGAGCTCTATGGAGCATCTGGATACTTCTTGGAAGCAGAGGCAAGCAAAAAGAAACCATc AGAAACCTCTAAGCTTACTGAAGTGACTGTGAGCGATAAGCTGGAAAGTCTTCGAGCTTCAAAAGAG CATTTTAGAGGTTTAAGCTTTCCTACTATATCATCGGTTGGTTCAAACGCTGCTGTTATTCATTATTCACCAGAGCCAGAAGCTTGTGCCGAGATGGACCCCGACAAAATTTACTTATGTGATTCAGGAGCACAG TATCTCGATGGAACAACTGATATAACCCGAACGGTTCACTTTGGAAAACCTTCAGCTCATGAAAAGGAATGCTATACTGCG GTCTTCAAGGGTCATGTTGCACTAGGAAATGCTCGGTTTCCAAAGGGAACAAACG GCTATACACTTGATATTCTTGCTCGAGCTCCTTTGTGGAAGTATGGGTTGGATTATCGACATGGTACTGGTCATGGAGTTGGTTCTTACCTTTGTGTTCATGAAG GACCTCACCAAGTTAGTTTCAGACCGAGTGCCAGGAATGTACCTCTTCAAGCTACCATGACTGTAACAGATG AACCTGGTTACTATGAAGACGGGAACTTTGGTATTAGGTTGGAGAATGTTCTTGTTGTCAATGACGCTGAGACTGAATTCAATTTTGGCGACAAGGGCTACTTGCAATTCGAGCATATCACTTGG gCACCATATCAAGTGAAACTTATCGATCTAGACGAGTTGACACGGGAAGAGATTGACTGGTTAAACACATATCATTCGAAGTGCAAAGACATCTTAGCCCCATTTATGAACCAGACTGAAATGGAATGGCTCAAGAAAGCTACCGAACCTGTAAGTGTATCCGCTTGA
- the APP1 gene encoding aminopeptidase P1, which translates to MSEILSSLRSLMASHSPPLDALVVPSEDYHQSEYVSARDKRREFVSGFSGSAGLALITKKEARLWTDGRYFLQALQQLSDEWTLMRMGEDPLVEVWMSDNLPEEANIGVDSWCVSVDTANRWGKSFAKKNQKLITTTTDLVDEVWKSRPPSEMSPVVVHPLEFAGRSVSHKFEDLRAKLKQEGARGLVIAALDEVAWLYNIRGTDVAYCPVVHAFAILTTDSAFLYVDKKKVSDEANSYFNGLGVEVREYTDVISDVALLASDRLISSFASKTVQHEAAKDMEIDSDQPDRLWVDPASCCYALYSKLDAEKVLLQPSPISLSKALKNPVELEGIKNAHVRDGAAVVQYLVWLDNQMQELYGASGYFLEAEASKKKPSETSKLTEVTVSDKLESLRASKEHFRGLSFPTISSVGSNAAVIHYSPEPEACAEMDPDKIYLCDSGAQYLDGTTDITRTVHFGKPSAHEKECYTAVFKGHVALGNARFPKGTNGYTLDILARAPLWKYGLDYRHGTGHGVGSYLCVHEGPHQVSFRPSARNVPLQATMTVTDEPGYYEDGNFGIRLENVLVVNDAETEFNFGDKGYLQFEHITWAPYQVKLIDLDELTREEIDWLNTYHSKCKDILAPFMNQTEMEWLKKATEPF; encoded by the exons ATGTCCGAGATTCTCTCTTCGTTGAGGTCACTAATGGCCTCTCACTCTCCTCCTCTTGATGCTTTGGTTGTTCCTTCCGAAGACTATCACCag AGCGAGTATGTTTCTGCACGAGACAAACGCCGTGAGTTCGTGTCTGGATTCAGTGGAAGTGCAG gtTTGGCACTTATCACGAAGAAGGAAGCAAGACTTTGGACAGATGGTCGATACTTCTTGCAAGCATTGCAACAGCTTAGCGATGAGTGGACACTAATGCGGATGGGAGAAGATCCTCTTGTTGAAGTTTGGATGTCTGAT AATCTACCTGAAGAGGCAAATATAGGTGTTGATTCATGGTGTGTCTCGGTAGACACTGCGAATAGATGGGGGAAATCGTTTGCCAAGAAGAATCAGAAACTAATCACCACAACTACTGATCTTGTGGATGAAGTTTGGAAGAGTCGTCCACCTTCTGAGATGAGTCCGGTTGTTGTTCATCCTTTGGAGTTTGCTGGCCGTTCTGTTTCCCATAAATTCGAAGATTTGAGGGCAAAGCTTAAGCAAGAGGGTGCTCGTGGTTTGGTCATCGCTGCTCTTGATGAG GTTGCTTGGCTATATAATATCCGTGGAACTGATGTTGCTTATTGTCCCGTTGTTCATGCGTTTGCAATCCTTACCACCGACTCTGCGTTTCTCtatgttgacaaaaagaaagtgtCTGATGAGGCAAACTCTTATTTCAATGGGCTCGGTGTGGAAGTCCGGGAATACACAGATGTGATCTCAGATGTGGCCTTGCTTGCTTCGGATCGACTTATTTCTTCATTTGCCTCTAAAACTGTCCAACATGAGGCTGCAAAGGATATGGAGATTGATTCTGACCAGCCTGATCGGTTATGGGTGGATCCTGCTTCGTGCTGCTATGCACTTTACTCCAAATTGGATGCTGAGAAGGTCCTTCTGCAACCATCCCCTATATCCCTCTCAAAAGCCTTGAAG AACCCGGTTGAGCTCGAAGGGATCAAGAATGCACATGTTCGTGATGGTGCTGCTGTTGTCCAGTACCTTGTTTGGCTCGACAATCAG ATGCAGGAGCTCTATGGAGCATCTGGATACTTCTTGGAAGCAGAGGCAAGCAAAAAGAAACCATc AGAAACCTCTAAGCTTACTGAAGTGACTGTGAGCGATAAGCTGGAAAGTCTTCGAGCTTCAAAAGAG CATTTTAGAGGTTTAAGCTTTCCTACTATATCATCGGTTGGTTCAAACGCTGCTGTTATTCATTATTCACCAGAGCCAGAAGCTTGTGCCGAGATGGACCCCGACAAAATTTACTTATGTGATTCAGGAGCACAG TATCTCGATGGAACAACTGATATAACCCGAACGGTTCACTTTGGAAAACCTTCAGCTCATGAAAAGGAATGCTATACTGCG GTCTTCAAGGGTCATGTTGCACTAGGAAATGCTCGGTTTCCAAAGGGAACAAACG GCTATACACTTGATATTCTTGCTCGAGCTCCTTTGTGGAAGTATGGGTTGGATTATCGACATGGTACTGGTCATGGAGTTGGTTCTTACCTTTGTGTTCATGAAG GACCTCACCAAGTTAGTTTCAGACCGAGTGCCAGGAATGTACCTCTTCAAGCTACCATGACTGTAACAGATG AACCTGGTTACTATGAAGACGGGAACTTTGGTATTAGGTTGGAGAATGTTCTTGTTGTCAATGACGCTGAGACTGAATTCAATTTTGGCGACAAGGGCTACTTGCAATTCGAGCATATCACTTGG gCACCATATCAAGTGAAACTTATCGATCTAGACGAGTTGACACGGGAAGAGATTGACTGGTTAAACACATATCATTCGAAGTGCAAAGACATCTTAGCCCCATTTATGAACCAGACTGAAATGGAATGGCTCAAGAAAGCTACCGAACCT TTTTAG